One stretch of Prunus persica cultivar Lovell chromosome G1, Prunus_persica_NCBIv2, whole genome shotgun sequence DNA includes these proteins:
- the LOC18789468 gene encoding ubiquitin thioesterase otubain-like codes for MQNQDGVQVDGEVESATSVPTPEFDEWANFGDQDIMQQHSAIRAEEAEKIPFLGDKEPLSSLAAEYQSGSAILLEKIKVLGEQYAAIRRTRGDGNCFFRSFMFSYLEHILESQDQSEVDRIKANVEQCRKTLQSLGYADFTFEDFFALFLEQLDSVLQGNEASISHDELILRSRDQSVSDYVVMFFRFVTSGEIRKRAEFFEPFILGLTNATVEQFCKSSVEPMGEESDHVHITALSDALGVPIRVVYLDRSSCDTGGVSVNHHDFVPAGSDLPNASGCSEKVSPFITLLYRPGHYDILYPK; via the exons ATGCAGAATCAGGATGGGGTCCAAGTGGATGGGGAAGTGGAGTCTGCAACATCAGTTCCGACCCCTGAGTTTGATGAGTGGGCAAACTTTGGGGACCAAGATATCATGCAGCAGCACTCTGCAATTCGAGCTGAGGAGGCTGAGAAAATTCCCTTTCTGGGGGACAAG GAACCACTCTCGTCCCTGGCAGCTGAATATCAATCAGGCAGCGCGATCTTGTTGGAGAAAATCAAG GTTCTTGGTGAACAATATGCTGCCATTCGCCGAACACGGGGAGATGGGAACTGCTTCTTCCGCAGTTTTATGTTTTCATATCTT GAGCATATTTTGGAATCACAAgatcaaagtgaagttgaccGTATCAAGGCCAATGTTGAACAGTGTAGAAAAACACTTCAAAGCTTGGGTTATGCAGACTTTACTTTTGAGGATTTCTTTGCG TTATTCCTTGAGCAGCTGGACAGTGTTCTTCAAGGAAATGAAGCATCCATAAG TCATGATGAGCTCATACTTAGGAGCCGAGATCAGTCAGTATCCGACTATG TTGTGATGTTTTTCAGATTTGTTACCTCTGGTGAAATACGGAAACGCGCAGAGTTTTTTGAACCTTTTATATTAGGATTGACCAATGCAACCGTAGAGCAG TTTTGCAAGTCATCAGTGGAACCAATGGGTGAAGAAAGCGACCATGTGCACATCACTGCCCTGTCAGATGCATTGGGCGTGCCAATCCGTGTTGTGTACCTTGACCGTAGTTCGTGTGATACTGGTGGTGTTAGCGTGAATCATCATGATTTCGTCCCTGCTGGAAGTGATCTTCCAAATGCTAGTGGGTGCTCTGAGAAAGTTAGTCCCTTTATTACCTTGCTATATCGCCCAGGTCACTACGATATTCTCTACCCGAAGTGA